In Yarrowia lipolytica chromosome 1F, complete sequence, a genomic segment contains:
- a CDS encoding uncharacterized protein (Compare to YALI0F04444g, similar to uniprot|P40047 Saccharomyces cerevisiae YER073w ALD5 aldehyde dehydrogenase (NAD+) mitochondrial, similar to Saccharomyces cerevisiae ALD6 (YPL061W); ancestral locus Anc_8.525) has protein sequence MPYIRCLGDCIGPINQLLNMSISISLPNGNKYEQPTGIFINNEWSEASDKGTIPVYNPSTGDEVVQVAAATAEDVDRAVVAARKAFQSWRDVPGEERAKLLDNFINLVSKNLDTVAAIEALDSGKPLQLNARGDIAGGLAVYKYYAGWADKVFGKTIVNTTKKLAYTLHEPHGVCGQIIPWNYPFLMAAWKIAPAIAAGNVVVMKLAENTPLSMLYLCNLFKEAGFPPGVINIFTGHGAKAGSRLAEHPDVDKIAFTGSTATGRIIMKLAATNLKAITLECGGKSPMIVLGDADLDQATKWAHAGIMTNQGQICCGVSRVLVHESIYDQFVDKYVEVVKQRSRVGDMFQDKILQGPQVSKVQQEKVLGYIEKGKEEGAKLVYSGAVAAEALEKGYFVPPTVFADVRDDMVISREEIFGPVVAIAKFSDVEDAINRANDSEYGLAASVYTKDLTEAHRISRRLESGQVFINMAHMGDYRMPFGGYKQSGIGRELGEYGLDTYTQCKAVHINMGMKL, from the coding sequence ATGCCATATATACGGTGTCTGGGGGACTGTATCGGTCCCATCAACCAATTGCTCAACatgtccatctccatttcGCTGCCCAACGGAAACAAGTACGAACAGCCCACGGGCATTTTCATCAACAACGAGTGGTCCGAGGCCTCCGACAAGGGTACCATTCCCGTCTACAACCCGTCGACCGGCGACGAGGTGGTGCAGGTGGCGGCTGCTACTGCTGAGGACGTGGATCGGGCAGTAGTTGCTGCTCGAAAGGCGTTCCAGAGCTGGCGAGATGTCCCCGGTGAGGAGCGTGCCAAGTTGCTGGACAACTTCATCAATCTGGTGTCCAAGAACCTCGACACGGTGGCTGCCATCGAGGCTCTCGATTCCGGCAAGCCTCTTCAGCTCAATGCTCGGGGTGACATCGCCGGCGGCCTGGccgtctacaagtactacgCAGGGTGGGCGGACAAGGTGTTTGGTAAGACCATtgtcaacaccaccaagaagctggcGTACACTCTTCACGAGCCCCATGGAGTGTGTGGTCAGATCATTCCCTGGAACTATCCGTTTCTGATGGCCGCGTGGAAGATTGCGCCTGCAATTGCGGCTGGCAacgtggtggtgatgaagcTCGCGGAAAACACCCCTCTGTCGATGCTGTATCTGTGCAATCtgttcaaggaggccgGGTTCCCTCCCGGAGTGATCAACATCTTCACTGGCCACGGCGCCAAGGCTGGCTCGCGACTGGCTGAGCACCCGGATGTCGACAAGATTGCCTTCACCGGCTCCACCGCCACCGGCCGAATCATCATGAAGCTGGCCGCTaccaacctcaaggccatCACTCTGGAATGTGGAGGCAAGTCGCCCATGATTGTTCTGGGAGATGCCGATCTCGACCAGGCCACCAAATGGGCCCATGCCGGTATTATGACCAACCAGGGCCAGATCTGCTGCGGTGTGTCGCGAGTGCTGGTTCACGAGTCCATCTACGACCAGTTTGTCGACAAGTACGTCGAGGTGGTCAAGCAGCGGTCTCGAGTCGGAGACATGTTCCAGGACAAGATTCTCCAAGGCCCCCAGGTCTCCAAGGtccagcaggagaaggtgCTTGGCTACATTgagaagggcaaggaggagggcgCCAAGCTGGTCTACTCTGGCGCTGTGGCTGCCGAGGCGCTCGAAAAGGGCTACTTTGTGCCCCCCACTGTGTTTGCTGACGTCAGAGACGACATGGTGATTTCTCGAGAGGAGATTTTCGGACCTGTGGTTGCCATCGCCAAGTTCTCCGACGTGGAAGACGCCATCAACCGAGCCAACGACTCCGAGTACGGTTTGGCCGCGTCCGTCTACACCAAGGACCTGACCGAGGCCCACCGAATCTCCCGACGGCTCGAAAGTGGCCAGGTGTTCATCAACATGGCCCATATGGGCGACTACCGAATGCCTTTTGGAGGATACAAACAGAGTGGAATTGGACGAGAGTTGGGCGAGTATGGTCTCGATACTTATACTCAGTGCAAGGCGGTGCATATTAACATGGGTATGAAGTTGTAG
- a CDS encoding uncharacterized protein (Compare to YALI0F04466g, some similarities with ca|CA2856|IPF7062 Candida albicans, similar to Saccharomyces cerevisiae YPL067C; ancestral locus Anc_8.533) produces the protein MLPICRRINTPAVRTLFASGSLHWRKMTVSVIQDLLASPSVSQRDKDILAIPEAQTHWQSWADLQHVIRHNELHRLSRSASQLADYILWKRDIESKYSGGVMEYILVDKLGWTSSLEKRPVAYSDELFGDPRDVRILLNDFPYAMEKGLVHVVVWSRAKIPKEGDNGDITTESRDKLERFVHDTFVRGLGMTGDSVLWFKNWAALQSIPLVEHFHVLLRNPDMDKLSKLTQ, from the coding sequence ATGTTACCTATCTGTAGGAGGATAAATACCCCAGCGGTGCGCACCCTCTTTGCTTCCGGGTCTCTACACTGGCGCAAAATGACCGTTTCTGTGATCCAGGACCTGCTGGCGTCGCCCTCTGTGTCTCAACGCGACAAGGATATTCTGGCCATTCCCGAAGCCCAGACCCACTGGCAGTCGTGGGCCGATCTTCAGCACGTGATCAGACACAATGAGCTGCACCGGTTGTCGCGGTCGGCGTCGCAATTGGCCGACTACATTCTGTGGAAGCGCGATATCGAGTCCAAGTACTCGGGAGGAGTCATGGAGTACATTTTGGTGGACAAGTTGGGGTGGACTTCGAGCCTGGAGAAGCGGCCCGTGGCGTACAGCGATGAGCTGTTTGGCGACCCACGTGACGTGCGGATTCTGTTGAACGACTTTCCCTACGCCATGGAGAAGGGTCTGGTCCACGTGGTGGTGTGGTCACGAGCCAAGATCCCCAAGGAGGGCGACAACGGcgacatcaccaccgaGTCTCGTGACAAGCTGGAGCGGTTTGTGCACGACACGTTTGTGCGGGGTCTGGGAATGACGGGCGACTCTGTCTTATGGTTCAAGAACTGGGCTGCTCTTCAGAGCATTCCTTTGGTGGAGCATTTTCATGTTTTGTTGAGAAATCCGGACATGGACAAGTTGAGCAAGTTGACCCAGTAG